The Verrucomicrobiota bacterium genome segment AGGAACTGCCTCGGGATGCCGGTCGTACTCGGCCTAAAAAGTGGCCACAAAATGGCCACAATTGAAACCCTCTCACGCGAGATGATCGCCTGGCGTTCAAGTAAGTCAGTTCCACTGAGGAAGTTATGCCAGAGCCGGCAGACGGGTTCGAACCGACGACCTGCTGATTACAAATCAGCTGCTCTACCAGCTGAGCTATGCCGGCACCTTACTCGGACAGACGGCGAACACCAGGAACGCGGCCGCCCCTCTACCTCGTTCGTCGTAACCGGCCGCCCGGGGCGTACTTTGCACGTTTCCGGCTGCGCAGCAAGTCTAAAGAATGCCCGCAGCCACGCTGCCGCGCCGAACTCCGAACCCTTTCCTCTTTCCGCCGTGGTCGCCGTGGCTCGCCGTGTTCGCCGTGTGAACTCCGTCGTTGTGCCCGCCAAACCCGCTGTGCCCGCCGTGTGACCGAACCCTACGGCTTTCGCCCCCTGACGTCTCGGATCATCCTGGCGATTGCTCGCCGGATTCGTTGCACCAGCGACGGAACCGATTGTGTGCCGCGGACCACGAGGATCGGATGATCCGCACGGTGGACGATTTCACGGGTGACGTTCCCGATCAGGTACCGGCGCCAGGCGTTCGGGTCCGGGCAGGCGCCGACGACGACCAGGTCATGGTCGCCCTGGTCAAGTTCTTTCAGGATCTCATCAGCGACCAACCCGTACCGGAGCCGCACGGTGACTTCGATTCCGGATGCCTCCAGGCTGCGCTTCTCGGCTCCCAGGTCCCGCGCCAGGGCCGAGTTGGAGCGAAGAAGGGCTTCGGCATCCGCCTCCCGTCGCATCAACAGGCTGGCGTGCAGCCCTCCCAGGTTGGGCAGCACGGTCAGGAGCGTCACCGCCGCCGGCAGGCTGCGCGCGAGTTGCGCGGTGACGCTTACCGCCGTTGCAATGCAGGGGCCGCCCCCGGTACAGACCAGGATGCGCGCCAGCGGCCGGTCATCCCCAACCGCCACGAATACCGGCGGGTCGACCTCCTCAATGATGGCGTAAGCCTTGGCAGGAGGAATCACGGCGCGTTCATCAGCTTTGCGGTGAGTGCCGATCATCACCAGGTCGTATTTCGTTTCGCGCGTCTTTTTGATGATTTCCGTCACCGGATCACCCCGGCGGGTCACCAATTCGACGTTAATGCCGTTTCGCTCATACTCCTTCAGCGTCCGGCGAAGTCCCTCGTAGACGGTGTCCTCCTGCACTTCGGCTCCGGTGACCCCGAACACGGTAACCTCAGCCCGGCCGGCAACGGCAATCCGCCGGGCCAAGGCCAGCACCGTGCTGCCCCGCTCCGAGCCGTCGCTGCAGACAAGAAGTTTCATGGTGATCGATTCCGGTTAATTCAATGGTGATGGCCCGTGATCAACCCGTAAGCCACCAGGAGGGCGCCGATCAGCGGAAGGGGTGCAAACGCCAGGCGGATTCGCGGCCCGGTGAAGTACTGGGTGAGATTTGCACCGATCTGCGCCCCGATGGCGGCGCCCGTTTGCATCACGAGCGCAACCAAGACGTCCACGTTGCCGTGGAGCGCGTGGCGGATCGTGCCGTAACCGGCGGAAATGATGATTTCAAACAAGTCGGTTCCGATGGCGACGTGGGTAGGAATGCCCAGCAAATACACCATCGAAGGCATGCGGATGTAGCCGGCGCCCCCGCCCAGAAACCCGCTGAAAAGGCCTCCCACGAACGCAACCGCGACGATGGCCCACAACGAGACCGACTCGATGCCGGAATGGGGCAGGCTCAACACCGGCGCCAGCTTGACCTTCTGAACCGCCTTGGCGATGTGGTCGAAAGCGAACGCATCCTCCTTGCCTTGGGACGCGCCCGGCATTTTGATCCGCTTCTTTTGCTGGGAGATCGTCGCCCAGCTTTCCCAGGCGACGAAGCCGGCCATCGTCGTCAGGACGATGATGGTCACGGCCCCGACCACCTGGTTGATGTTCGCGCGGCGTTTCAGTTCCTCGATCGCCTGGACCCCCACCTCCGACCCCAGGATGGTGCCGACGACCATGACCAGCGCCAGACGCAGGTCGATATTGCCGAGGGCCCGGTGCCGTCTTGCCGCCACGATCGATTTACCCACGATGTGGGCCAGGTCAGTGCCAACCACGAAATTGAAAGGCATGCCAAGCGCAAATAGCGCCGGGCCGGCCAGGAAACTGCCCCCCACCCCAAAAAAGCCTCCGAAAATCCCGATGACGAACCCCAACGCAACGAGCAGCGGTGGGCTGAGATAGGTGTGAGCGATCGGGAAAAACATCATACCGGTGTTATTCCAACCGTTGGCGGACCCATCGCAGGATCCAGCCCGTGAGCAGTTCCAACCCGGCAGCCTGCACGACGACCAGGATGATCGTGACGGCGGCGTACCATTCGCGCTGGTGTTCGAACAGGTCTCCGAGCCAGCCGCCCAGGAAATGCAGAACGCTCAGAAAGTAGGCCAGGACGAAAACGGCGTAGAGAGCAATCTCAATCAGGAAAGGACGCAGCACTCGTTTCTTGACCGGGATCATAATGCAGCGTGCCGAGTGTCGGGTGTCGGGTGCCGGGTGTCGAGTTCGGAGTTCGGAGCGGCGGAGAATGCCACAAATGGAAGAGAGTGGCGGGTAACGGGTAACGGGTAACGGGTAACGCGTAGCGGGTGCCCGGAAAAGGCCACAAATGAAGAAGTGCGGGTGGCATGGCTTCCGCCGTGGTCGCCGTGTTCCGCCGTGGCGCCGTGTGAGTCTTTTACGCTGCGGCCGCCGTGTGACCGTGTGAACTCTCACGTTGTGCCCGCCCTCCTCGCTGTGGCCGCCGTGTGACCGTGTGATATTCATTGACCTGGCATGCATCACTTTACGGACCTGATCTGGCTTTGTGTGATCCTTGGCGCCCTTATCCTGGCTATCCGGGCCGGGGGCCGGACCCGGTTCGGGGCGCAACTGGCTCACGTTGCGCAAAGGCGTCCGTACATGGTCCTGGCGGTAATCGGGATCATCTACACGGCCGTGGTCCTCCAGTGGTCGGCAAGGTACGGCCGTTTGGCCATGGACCCTCAATGGGACGATGTCTCCTACCTGGTGGATGCTCAACGGCGCCTGGACCTGTTTGATCGCCAGGCTTTTCTCAAGGTGATCAGATCGTTTTGGAAATCCCCGCCGCACAGCCCGTGGTCAACCGCCTGCCCGCTGTTTGCGTTCATAACGCTCGGGGCTCAGGCCTGGACGCCGTACCTGCTTAATGTCGTGCTGGTTCTGGGGTGGTTGTTTTTAGTTTATAACCTGCTGCCCGCGTTGCCGGTCGAAAAACGGCTCTTTCTCGCCGCGCTCTCTCTTCTGCTACCGATCGGCACGCGGCTGGTACAAGAGCTTCGTCCCGACCCGGCGTTGGCCGTGGCTACCGTGGCGTTCTGCGCGGGATTGCTCCGGACAAGCTTTTTTTCACCCGCAACGGCCGGCCGCTGGCAAACCCATTTCCGGTTCGGCTTGCTTGCCGGGCTCGCGCTGCTGATCAAGCCCCCTTTTCTTTACCACACGCTCGTCATCATGATGCTGACGCAGGTCTTTTCCGCCCTCGGCATCTCTTTAAATGACGGGTCATCTCCGGTGGGACGAAACCGGTTGGTCTGCGGCGCGGCCTTTTTCGCTGCCGCCCTGCTTGTTTCCGGCGCGTACTACGTCCGGGCTCTGCCGGAAACGATCCGTTACATCCATACCAATACCGCCAATACCGAGGCCGCCGAAGTCCACCTGCTTCATACCCGGGCAATCGGTGGCATCCTCAGGAATTTTTTGGTGAACGGCGACATGGCCCGGATGCTCGGCCCGTTCCTCGTCATCTTGCCTGTTGTCGTCATCCTGGGATTGATCTTTTTCGTCCGGCAAGGCCGGCGGCTTGATACCGGCTATCTGGCGAGCGTGCTGATCTGTGCCGTTGCCTCGATCGCGATTCTGACCTACGGCCGGGTGGACAACCCGTATTTCGGCATGTTTTGGGAATTTGCCCTCGTGCTCGCGGCGTGGCACGTCATCGGTCAGGCGGATAGGGCCGGGTTTCCGGGCCCGCGGGTCGCCTTCGGCTTTGCCCTGCTCGTGGCCGGGACTTTTCTGGTCCACTCGCCGTTCGCCCAATATTACTCGCCTTCGCTCGACGCGCGCGTCGAGCTGAGTTTGAACCGGGCTCTCGTTTTGAAAATCGGCCGGGCCTGGGCGGAAACCAACCCGCAACGAAAACGTTACGGCCGGGTCCAGGTCTGCTTCGGCGGGTTCGTGAATGGCGCCAGCCAAACGTGGCTCGCCGGACAACTCCGGTCTCCCCTGGAATTCGGCGGCAACATCGAGGCCCGAAGCGTCGGCGCGATCCTCGAAAGCATGGCTGCACCCGACTTTGTGGAGGTGGCCGATCCGGCCTCGACGTGGCTGTACCTTTGGCTGCCGAGCGGCCCGCTCCAGGGTGCGCTGCTGGCGCGTTTACGGGCAGACCCAGTGTTTTCAGAATTGCCTCCGGCGGCCGGGCAGGAAGGGAAGGTTTATGTGTTTCAGCGGAACAAGCTGCCCTGACCATCATCACACGGTCACACGGCGGGCACGGCGATCTGGCGGGCACAACGTAAGAGTTCACACGGCGAGCCACGGCGAGCCACGGCGACCACGGCGGAAAGAGGAAAGCGTTCGGAGTTCGGAGGCATCGTAGAACCGGGTCCGATCTCCCCCCCTGAGGTGCACGCTTACCCGGCGGGAAAACGATATAATCCGCAGAACACGCAGAAAAAGCATCCCAACTGCTGGCCTTGACACCGATAGGCGTCGCCCATGATCCCGCCCCGAACTCCGAACTCCGAACTCCGAACTCCGAACTCCGAACTCCGAACTCTTTCCCCCTCTTTCCGCCGTGGTCGCCGTGGCCCGCCGTGTTCGCCGTGTGAACTCTTACGTTGTGCCCGCCAACCCCGCTGTGCCCGCCATGTGACCGTGTGAACTCTTACGTCGTGCCCGCCAACCCCGCTGTGCCCGCCGTGTGACCGACACACGGTCACTCAAAGACCACGGTCTTCCGGCCATAGACCAGAATGCGGTATTCGAGGTGCGCCTGGATTGCTTCCGCAAAGACCAGTTGTTCGAGGTGGCGGCCTTTGCGGATCAGGTCTGCGACCGTGTGCCGGTGGTTGATGCGCGTCACGTCCTGCGCAATGATCGGGCCTTGGTCGAGCTCAGCGGTCGCGTAGTGGGCGGTGGCGCCGATGATTTTTACCCCTCGCGCGTGGGCCTGCTGGTACGGCCGCCCACCCGGAAAAGCCGGCAGGAAACCGTGATGAATGTTGATGACGGGCACGCCGACGCGTTCGAGAAATTCGGCGCTCAGGACCTGCATGTAACGGGCCAGCACCACCAATTCGACCCCGTACCGTTGGAGGATTTCGAGTTGCGCCGCTTCCCCGCCGGTCCGGCTTTCCCCGGTGATGGGGATGTAATGGAACGGCACCTTGGCGGCTTCGGCCAACGGTTCCAGGTCGCGATGATTCGAGACGACGCAAGCCAGGTCCCCTTTCAATTCGCCGGCTTTCCAACGGTAAATCAGGTCGTGGAGGCAATGCGGGATCCGGGAAACGAGGACGCCCACCCTGGCACGTTCGTCGGACAAACCTACCTTCACCCGCATCCCCAGTTCGGACTGCGCCATCTTGGCAAAGGCGTCTGCCGTCCGGCGCAGGGCGACACGGTCCCCGGCGTGCACCCACTCGACCCTTTGAAAAAAGACATTCTCTTCGGAGTCCCGGTGCAGGTCCGCATGCAGGATATTGCCATCGTGCTGAAAGATCCAGTTGGACACTTTAGCCACCAGGCCCGGGCGGTCAGGACCGTGCAAAAGAGCCACGATCGTCGGAGTCGAGGTCATCCTGAGGATCATTAATCACGCGATGGTATTGGCAAGCGAAGAGCGGTAATTCTGGAATTTTAGGAAACACGAGGGTTCCGGCTAGCGGATTCCGGAGATCTCCCAAAACACTTCCCGTCTCAACGGCGGCCGGATTGGCCAGAACGGCGGCGCGCAGAGATCGGCGAGCGCACCGGCGGCTTTCGGGTCGGTAAACCGGCTGAATCCCTGGGCCAGCCGCATCCGCTTGTTAAGCCACCAGCGGGCGAGGGCGTGGCGTTCGAGCCATTCGTAGTGGGACACGATCTCCGGCGGTGAATGGCGGCGAGCCACCTCCAGCAACTCGCGCCGCCGCCGCTCGCCACCCGTAGCCGATTTGTGCGCGGCATGGATGCGGTAGCGCGACAGCGTCGCCGGTACGGCCTCAAAACGGGCGCCCGCAGCCGCGGCCCGGAGAAACCAGTCCCAATCGAAGGCGTAATGCAGGGATTCATCCAGCGGACCAGCCAGCTCCCAGGCTTTGCGGGTCCAGAACGCGCTCGGCTGATCGATGAAATCGGTCACCTGCAGGCGGCGCATATCAAACGGCACTGCCTGCCGGAGTTCCCGCCACTCCGTGCCGTCCCGAAATACTTCGCAGCCTCCGTAAAGCACCAGGGCCTCGCCGGAACGGCCGCGAAGACGCTCGAGCACCGTTTGCAAGGTGCCGGGCAAGTGGAGATCGTCGCTGTTCAGCCAGCAAAGCACGTCCCCGGTGGCGCGGGCAAACCCCTCGTTGATCGCCGCCGCCTGCCCGGCGTCAGCGTGTGAGCGCCAGAAAGCAAGGTGCGGTTCAAACCGCCGGATAACCTGAGAGGTTTCGTCGCGGCTGCCCGCGTCCAGCAGCAAGATTTCCGGGTGGCAACCCGGCCGGCCCAGCGCACTCGACAGGGTTTCCTTAAGAAACCTACCCTGGTTGTATGAAGGGACGACGACGCTGATTTTAAGCCATTCCGGGGCCATGCGTTAACGGGCCACCGTAGCATATCGACCCCTGAGCCTGCCGTTGGTCCCGCCCTTTCCATCGATTATTTCACGAACAATGCGACGAACGGTTGGGGCACGCCTTGATACTTGTACGTTTTTTCTGGACCTCGTTCGTAAGCCGCGCTCTCCTGGCTGTCTTAATCTCAGCGGGATTATGCAGGCGGTTGAATTTTCTTTGATCATCCCGGCGTACAATGAGGAATCCGTGCTGAACCGGTTCTTCGAGGAACTGGAGGCGGGACTTAACTCTTGGGTCCACCGTCCCTGGGAAATCATCTTCGTTGATGACGGCAGCTCGGATCGTACGGCCGAAATCATCCTGAACAAGAACGCAGAAGATGATCGCTTCAAGGCCGTGTTGCTCTCCCGCAACTTCGGTCAGCAGCCTGCCGTCTCGACCGGATTATCATACGCGCAAGGCAGATTCGTCGGGATCATCGATGCCGACCTGCAGGATCCGATCGGCGTCCTCCGGCAGATGTATGAAGCCTGCCGGGAAGGCCGGTGCAACGTGGCGTACGGCGTCCGGCAGAAGCGGCAGGCGCCGGTGGTCCTGGACCTGAGCTACAAGGTCTTTTACCGGTTCATGAACCGTTTTTCGGACCATCCGTGGCCGGTGGATGCCGGCGACTTTTGCGTCCTTGATCGCCAGACCGTCAACCTGCTGCTGCAACTGCCGGAGAGCTCCCGCATCATGCGCGGGCTGCGTTCCTGGATCGGTTTGACGCAACTGGCTTTCCCTTACCGCCGGCCTGCCAGGGCTGCAGGAGAATCCAAGTACGACATGCTTCGCCTCACCCGGCTCGCCCTGGATTCGATGGTTAGTTTCAGCTCCGCCCCGCTGCAGTTCGCGGTCTTCTGCGGCCTGTTGGCCAGTTTACTCTGCGGGTTCACAACGGCGTTGTTCATCCTGAACCGGTTCTTTCCGAGCTTCACGCTGTTTGGTTATTCTGTCGGGGCTAACCCGGGCGTGACCACGATCGTCATCCTGGTGTTGCTGACTTCAGCCTTTAACTTTCTCTGCCTCGGCATCATGGGCCAATACCTCGCCCTGGTGGTCCGGGAAGTTAAGCGCCGGCCGCAGTCGATCGTCCGGGAGATCGTGGGTGACTTGCAGCGAAACCGCGTCGCGTTTCCGACCACCAGGCATGAATCATTCTTCCGATAAAAATCGAATCGAATTTATTTCCCAACCCGAACCGGTGAGCATGGCGGACGACTGGTTCGCGATTGCCAACCTTGATCACTTCTGGATACGCCGCCGTTTTCAGGTGGCTACCCGGTTGTTGCGCGGCATCAACTTGAAGGGTTGCGCCATCGGAGAGATCGGGTGTGGAAACGGCCTGGTACAACGGCAGTTTGAAGAACGTTTCGGTACACCCGTCGACGGACACGATCTTAACCTGATTTCGTTGCGCCAGAACGTCAGCCGTCTCAGCCCTCTGAGGTGCTACAATATCTTTGAGCGCCGTCCGGAATTCCGGCAGCGCTACGATCTGCTGCTCCTTTTTGACGTTCTTGAACACATCGAGGACGATGACGCGTTCCTGGATGCGGCGCTCGACATGCTGCAACCCGATGGCAGGCTGATGGTCAACGTGCCTGCGCTGCGATCGCTGTTTTCAGCCTATGATCGGGCGGCAGGGCATGTACGGCGGTATTCGCTGCCTGAGCTGGCCGACCGGTTGGAAAAACATGGCTTGGTTGTCGAACAGGCCACCTATTGGGGACTGAGCCTTTTGCCGGCGCTCTGGATACGGAAGCGGATTTTGGCAGGCGTCAAACCTGAGCAAGTCATTCGCCGGGGTTTTTCGCCAGTAAACAGGGTCGTCAACGAGGGCATGCTGCTGTTGAGCAAGGTGGAACCGCTGCCGCAGAAGGTTGCCGGTACCAGCGTGATGGCGCTGGGTAGACGAAAGGTGTAGCGAGCGCGGAGCAGGCCCGACGGCGGCCATTTGATCGATCGCTATCCGGCCCGGTCCGAGCAAAGGGTTTCTGAGCGGCCCGCGATGGGGTTCTCCAGAACGGTAACCGGATGACCATGGGATCTAGGGAGTGCGCCGGGCAAACAAAAAAACGGTTCCCTGCTCGCCTGCGACCGATGGCAACTCACGAAAGCGGCCATCGGCACGCAGGTGCGCCAGGATCTCGGGTTGAAGGCGTGACGCCGGAAGCCAGGAGAACATCCAGCCGGCACCCGCGGAAGCTACCTCCACGTAGTCGGCCTGGCCGGCGGCAGCCAATTGAGTCGAGAGA includes the following:
- a CDS encoding glycosyltransferase; its protein translation is MAPEWLKISVVVPSYNQGRFLKETLSSALGRPGCHPEILLLDAGSRDETSQVIRRFEPHLAFWRSHADAGQAAAINEGFARATGDVLCWLNSDDLHLPGTLQTVLERLRGRSGEALVLYGGCEVFRDGTEWRELRQAVPFDMRRLQVTDFIDQPSAFWTRKAWELAGPLDESLHYAFDWDWFLRAAAAGARFEAVPATLSRYRIHAAHKSATGGERRRRELLEVARRHSPPEIVSHYEWLERHALARWWLNKRMRLAQGFSRFTDPKAAGALADLCAPPFWPIRPPLRREVFWEISGIR
- a CDS encoding sulfite exporter TauE/SafE family protein is translated as MMFFPIAHTYLSPPLLVALGFVIGIFGGFFGVGGSFLAGPALFALGMPFNFVVGTDLAHIVGKSIVAARRHRALGNIDLRLALVMVVGTILGSEVGVQAIEELKRRANINQVVGAVTIIVLTTMAGFVAWESWATISQQKKRIKMPGASQGKEDAFAFDHIAKAVQKVKLAPVLSLPHSGIESVSLWAIVAVAFVGGLFSGFLGGGAGYIRMPSMVYLLGIPTHVAIGTDLFEIIISAGYGTIRHALHGNVDVLVALVMQTGAAIGAQIGANLTQYFTGPRIRLAFAPLPLIGALLVAYGLITGHHH
- a CDS encoding class I SAM-dependent methyltransferase, giving the protein MNHSSDKNRIEFISQPEPVSMADDWFAIANLDHFWIRRRFQVATRLLRGINLKGCAIGEIGCGNGLVQRQFEERFGTPVDGHDLNLISLRQNVSRLSPLRCYNIFERRPEFRQRYDLLLLFDVLEHIEDDDAFLDAALDMLQPDGRLMVNVPALRSLFSAYDRAAGHVRRYSLPELADRLEKHGLVVEQATYWGLSLLPALWIRKRILAGVKPEQVIRRGFSPVNRVVNEGMLLLSKVEPLPQKVAGTSVMALGRRKV
- the purU gene encoding formyltetrahydrofolate deformylase, producing MTSTPTIVALLHGPDRPGLVAKVSNWIFQHDGNILHADLHRDSEENVFFQRVEWVHAGDRVALRRTADAFAKMAQSELGMRVKVGLSDERARVGVLVSRIPHCLHDLIYRWKAGELKGDLACVVSNHRDLEPLAEAAKVPFHYIPITGESRTGGEAAQLEILQRYGVELVVLARYMQVLSAEFLERVGVPVINIHHGFLPAFPGGRPYQQAHARGVKIIGATAHYATAELDQGPIIAQDVTRINHRHTVADLIRKGRHLEQLVFAEAIQAHLEYRILVYGRKTVVFE
- a CDS encoding glycosyltransferase family 2 protein; its protein translation is MQAVEFSLIIPAYNEESVLNRFFEELEAGLNSWVHRPWEIIFVDDGSSDRTAEIILNKNAEDDRFKAVLLSRNFGQQPAVSTGLSYAQGRFVGIIDADLQDPIGVLRQMYEACREGRCNVAYGVRQKRQAPVVLDLSYKVFYRFMNRFSDHPWPVDAGDFCVLDRQTVNLLLQLPESSRIMRGLRSWIGLTQLAFPYRRPARAAGESKYDMLRLTRLALDSMVSFSSAPLQFAVFCGLLASLLCGFTTALFILNRFFPSFTLFGYSVGANPGVTTIVILVLLTSAFNFLCLGIMGQYLALVVREVKRRPQSIVREIVGDLQRNRVAFPTTRHESFFR
- a CDS encoding universal stress protein — translated: MKLLVCSDGSERGSTVLALARRIAVAGRAEVTVFGVTGAEVQEDTVYEGLRRTLKEYERNGINVELVTRRGDPVTEIIKKTRETKYDLVMIGTHRKADERAVIPPAKAYAIIEEVDPPVFVAVGDDRPLARILVCTGGGPCIATAVSVTAQLARSLPAAVTLLTVLPNLGGLHASLLMRREADAEALLRSNSALARDLGAEKRSLEASGIEVTVRLRYGLVADEILKELDQGDHDLVVVGACPDPNAWRRYLIGNVTREIVHRADHPILVVRGTQSVPSLVQRIRRAIARMIRDVRGRKP